TGCAAAGCTCTACGGGTCGGCATTGATAACTGAAGATGGTGAAGCGATAGAAGGCGATGCGCTGGATGACGTTGAGGTTTTTGGCGTGCTAACACATAGTCTTAACCGGGTCGGTAACGATGATTGCCCGGCAATTTAAAGGAAGGTTCTACCATCATTTCACCATTGTTTCGCCATTACAATTTCACGAAAATAAAAAACCAGCCATAAGAGTCTGGTTTTCAATGTGTTTTTGGTCGGCACGAGAGGATTTGAACCTCCGACCCCCGACACCCCATGACGGTGCGCTACCAGGCTGCGCTACGTGCCGACGCATAAAAAGAATACTACTCGATTCCGTTTTGAATGCAAGGGAATCTGTCGCTAACTGGTTTATTATTAATCAGTTAGCGATGAAGCGCTTCTCATCCGTCAGGACCTGAAGCAGCAGGCTCAGCTGCGGTTTCTGGTCTTTCAACCGTTCGCCCTGCAGATTATACGTCTGATAATTCCCGTTGCTGTTCAGCACCAGCGTCAGCTTCGGCGTGGTCACCACCAGCGTATTATTCCCCGCCGCCGTCACCCAGCTGTGGCGGCGCGCGGCGCTGAAGAGATCCTGACCTTGCGAATACTCGTTTGCTGGCGTGCTGACGTGCAGCAGGCGTTGCATCAGGGTGGTCATCACATCTTTATGCTCGGTGAGCATATTGATGCGCTGCGCCGGGGTGCCTGGCCAGTGGATCACCAGCGGAACCTGCAGATTCGGGCGAGACCAGCTCATACTCTTCGTCTCGTCACCTAGCGGGATGCCATGGCCCGCGGTCACGATCACCACGGTATTGTCCAGCTTGCCCGACTCGCGAAGCGCGTCAAGCACGCGGCCTATCTGCGCATCAACATCGCCAGCCGCGCGACCGTAGCGGCGCGCAAAGTCACTCTTATTGCTGTTGGCAAGCGTTGTGCCGTTAAAGGCAACCCATGAGAACCAGCGGTTATCTTCCTGGGCGTAGCGCTGCAGCCAGTTTATCCACTGGCTGGCGGTCTGCGCGTCGGACTGATTTTGTGCCGTCGGCAGTGAGAAATCGGACAGCAGCGCCTGGCGGTAGAGCGGGCTGTTAAAGCCATCGGAGGAGAACAACCCTAGCTGATAGCCTTGCTGATTCAGCCCGGTGATCAGCGCCGCAGGCGTGCGGGTAGACAGTACGCCGTCCATGTAGCCGGCTGAAATGCCATAGAAGAGGCCAAAGATGCCCGCATCGGTTGTGTTACCGGAGCTCATATGCTGAGTAAACGAGACGTTCTGACTCGCGAAAGCGGCCAGCGCAGGCATCTGCTTCTCGAAACGGGAATAGTTCAGGCCATCGACGGTGATCAGCAGGACGTTTTGCCCGCGCCCCATATCGCGGTAGTTCAGGTCGCTCAGAGGATACTGAACGCTGACGGCTTCCGGGTTGCCCTGCTCGATAAGACGGCGCTGGTACTCTTGCGCATCAAGCAGACCGTGTTTCTCGAGGAAGCGACGGGCCGTCATCGGGTACGAGAGCGGCAGGTTCGCGCGCTGCATGGTAATAGGGCGATAGAAGTTCGCATCCGCCCAGATATACATGATGTGCGAACTGATAAAGGAGACGAAAAAGAGCGCGGCGACGGGCTTCGCATAATGGCGTCGCCGGGTCAGACTGCGGAGTTTTTGCCAGCTCCAGGTGGCGAACAGCATCTCAATCAGCAGGATCACAGGGACGCTGATAAACATCAGCTGCCAGTCACGGGCCGTTTCGTTCTGGTCGGGGTTAATCACCAGTTCCCAGACGATGGGGTTGAGGTGCAGGTGGAAGCGGGTGAACACTTCACTGTCGATAAGCAGCAGCGTCATCCCCACCGTCGCAAGGATGGCGGACAAGAACCGCATCAGACGCTGCGACATGACGATAAACGTCAAGGGGAACAGGATCAGCAGATAGGTGGCGAAAACCAAAAAGCTAAAGTGACCGACAACGCTTATCCAGGAGTAGATACGCCCGGTTAGCGTTGTTGGCCAGTCTGCGACAAACAGATAACGGCAGCCAATGACCGTCGCCAGCAGAATGTTGAACAGGGCAAACCAGTGCCCCCAGCTGACCATCTGGGAGACTTTTTCACGGTAGCGCTGACGATTCGTCACCATAAACTGTTGTTCGTATCCCTTAATGGGCCGGGTCGTTGCTGACGGACGACTGTAAAGCCTGGGCGAAAGATTTTGCGATCGCCTGACGCTGAGCCGGAGCAACGCTGGTGTTAATCAGGTTGGTGACCATATTTCCCAAAACCATCAGGGAGAGATCGGTCGGCGTTTTATGTTTTTCCAGTACGTTGACCAGCTCACTGAGCAGTTGTTCAACGTGTTCATCACTGTAGCGGGAATGTTGTGGCATAAATCAAAATCAGTTTGTTGATGAAAGGGCAACATATTACCGTAGCAACAGCTTTTTTTCCCCTTTTTTATCTGTTGTTGCACACATGTCCTGGTGGTGGTTGAATACCGCCCGGTCTAAAAGGAGAGTTTATCATGAGTCTGGAAATCAACCAGATTGCCTTGCACCAGCTTATCAAGCGTGATGAGCAAACCCTTGAAGTGGTGCTGCGCGATTCGTTACTGGAACCCACGGCGACCGTGGTGGAGATGATGGCAGAGCTGCATCGCGTCTACAGTGCCAAAAATAAAGCCTATGGCCTGTTCAGCGAAGAGAGTGAACTGGCCGATAGCCTGCGCCTGCAGCGTCAGGGCGAAGAGGATTTCCTGGCGTTTAGCCGCGCCGCCACCGGGCGTCTGCGCGACGAGCTGGCGAAATATCCGTTCGCCGACGGCGGGATCGTGCTGTTCTGCCACTATCGCTACCTGGCGGTCGAGTATCTGCTGGTTACCGTGCTGAATAACTTAAGCAGCATGCGCGTGAACGAGCAGCTGGATATCAGCTCAACGCATTATCTGGATATCAACCATGCGGATATCGTGGCGCGTATTGATTTAACCGAATGGGAAACTAACCCGGAGTCGACCCGCTACCTGACTTTCCTGAAAGGGCGCGTGGGCCGCAAAGTGGCGGATTTCTTTATGGATTTCCTCGGTGCCAGCGAAGGTCTTAACGCCAAAGCGCAGAACAAAGGGCTGCTCCAGGCGGTTGACGACTTCACGGCTGAAGCGCAGCTCGATAAATCTGAGCGCCAGACCGTGCGCCAGCAGGTTTACAGCTACTGCAACGAACAGCTGCAGGCAGGGGAGGAGATCGAGCTGGAGTCCCTGTCAAAAGAGCTGGCGGGCGTCAGCGAAGTCAGCTTCCAGGAATTCACCGCGGAGAAAGGCTATGAGCTTGAAGAGAGCTTCCCGGCGGATCGCAGTACGCTGCGTCAGTTAACCAAGTTTGCCGGCAGCGGCGGTGGGTTAACCATCAACTTTGACGCGATGTTGCTGGGTGAGCGCATCTTCTGGGATCCGGCCACCGATACGCTGACCATTAAAGGTACGCCGCCGAACCTGCGCGATCAGCTTCAGCGCCGCACCTCGGGCGGGAAATAACAGCCATAAAAAAACCCCGCAGAAGCGGGGTTTTTTTTCGACGTGTTTGCGATTACGCGCGAACGAAGTCGATGTGAGTCAGTTTTGGCTTGAACGCGTGACGCTGAACAGCCTGAACTTTCACTTTTTCTTCTTTACCGCCAACAACGATGGTCAGAACTTCGCTGTAGAATTCAGCTTTGGTCTGCAGGTTCCACAGTTTGTCGTGATCCAGTTCGATTGCAACTGGAGCAGCTTCGCCACCGTAAACGATAGCCGGGAACTTGTTAGCGTTACGCAGGCGGCGGCTCGCACCCTTACCCTGCACGTTACGTACTTCTGCTTCGATAGTGAACATTGATTTCTCTCTGTATTTAAAACCCTACTACAGGCGACCCAGCAGCAGGTGAGTGTTCTGCCTCACGGATGTGAAGCGGGCGGCATTTTATACTCAAATGCCCCTCACATCAATGAAAAGTCCCGCTAACCGCGCAATTCGTTGGCGCGACGGAAGCGACCTTCGTAGTCAAAGAGCTTCTCGCGCACCTGCCAGAACTGGCCTTTCTTACGGGCGACGACAAAATCCGGATGGCGTAATAACACCTGCTGGCGCACGATATCGGCGACGGTTATCCAGCGCAGGGGCACGCCCGGCGTGCGGGTATGCGGGCGGATAAACAGCTGTTCGAAGGCCATTCGCTGGGCAGGCGTCTGAACCCGGAAGCGCTCGCTGACGTCCGCCCCGTCTTCGTCGTAATAGGTGATTTTCAACCACTCGCCTTTTTCATCGGCGCCGGGCTGCAGTGCCATGCCGGAACAACGCAGCACCAGGGCATCTTTCAGCTTTAGCGCCGCTTTCAGCATGTCGTCCGGGTCAACCAGCACCGTGTCGCATTCCCGGCAGCGGCGGGCGGCAATGTCGTTTTCGGCGTTGCACTGCGGGCAGTTTTTGAACCGAAAGCGGAAATCGCACTGCTCGCGGTGCCCGACATCATCTTCAAACCAGCCCTGACAGCGGCGGCCAAAGTGTTCGATCAGCGTACCGTCGGCGGTGGTTTTTCCCCAGAAGGTGTTGGCAAAACCGCAGGCAGGGCAAAAGACCTGCACGGGCACGTTGTCGCTTTTTCCTTTTGGCGCGCCGACCTCAGGCGTATAGAGATCGTGCGGGTTACCGGCATAATCCAGAATCAGGCAGTCGGTTTTTCCCGGGGCCAGGCGCAGGCCGCGGCCAACAATTTGTTGATACAGACTGACCGATTCGGTCGGGCGCAAAATGGCGATCAGGTCGACGTGCGGGGCGTCAAAGCCGGTGGTCAATACCGACACGTTTACCAGATAGCGGAACCGCTGGGCTTTAAAGGCGTCAATCAGGCCGTCGCGCTCCGGGCCGGGCGTTTCGCCGGTGATTAACGCCGCGTCGCCGGCGGGCAGTAACCCGGTGATCTCTCGCGCGTGCTCAACCGTAGCGGCAAAGATCATTACCCCTTTGCGCGTCGCGGCGAACTCCTCAATCTGGCTGATGATATGCGGCGTAATACGCTTCTGCTTTTTCAGCTCCTGGTTGAGATCCGCTTCGCTGAATAAGCCGTTGCTCTGCGCCTGCAAACGGCTGAAATCGTACTGCACCACCGGCATATCCAGCCGTTCAGGCGGCGTCAGGTAGCCATGTTTAATCATGTAGCGCAGCGGAAGTTCGTAAATGCAGTCGCTAAACAGGGCCTTCTCATCGCCGCGCACCATGCCGTGATAATGGTAGCGATAGATCCAGCCTTTCCCCAGGCGAAACGGGGTCGCCGTCAGGCCCAGCAGGCGCAGGTGAGGGTTCACCGCTTTCAGGTGAGCCAGGATTTGCTGATACTGGCTGTCGTCGTCATCGCTGATGCGGTGACACTCGTCAACAATCAGCAGCGAAAATTCGCTGCGAAACAGCTCCAGATTGCGCGCCACCGACTGCACGCTGCCGAAGACCACTTTGCCGTGGCTCTCTTTGCGCTTTAGCCCGGCGGCGAAAATATCGGCTTCCAGCCCAAGCGCACAATACTTGGCATGGTTTTGCGCGACGAGCTCTTTGACGTGTGCCAGCACCAGCACGCGACCACGGGCCAGACGCGCCAGTTCGGCGATGACCAGGCTTTTGCCTGCGCCGGTCGGGAGCACAATCGCCGCCGGCTCGCGATGTTTACGGAACCAGGCGAGGGTGGCGTCAACGGCTTCCTGCTGATAGGGACGAAGTGTAAAAGTCATGGGGTCTCGGTTTCGTTATTCCGCACATAGTATGCCACGAAACTTTTTCCCTTGAGTGACGCAACCAGACCATTATACTGAACCGTTCCAGACTGCTTCTTTTTTCGGACCTGTTGTCCGACTTCCAGCACCATTAAGGCTAAAAAGATTTCATGCGACTTGATAAGTTTATCGCTCAGCAACTCGGCGTAAGCCGCGCTATTGCCGGGCGCGAAATTCGCGCCAGCCGCGTTACCGTGGATGGCGACATTGTGAGAGACAGCGCGTTCAAACTGCAACCTGACCATCAGGTGGAGTATGACGGCAATCCGCTGACCCAGCAGCACGGTCCGCGCTACTTCATGCTCAATAAGCCGGAAGGCTACGTCTGCTCAACGGACGATCCCGATCACCCGACGGTGCTCTATTTCCTCGACGAACCGGTGGCGCACAAGCTGCACGCCGCAGGCCGCCTCGACATCGACACCACGGGTCTGGTGCTGATGACCGACGACGGGCAGTGGTCGCATCGCATTACTTCCCCGCGTCACCACTGCGAGAAAACCTATCTGGTCACGCTGGAGTCGCCGGTGTCGGATGACACGGCAGAGCAATTCACGAAAGGCGTTCAGCTGCATAATGAAAAAGATCTGACCAAACCCGCCGTGCTTGAGGTGATCGCGCCGACGGAGGTCCGTCTGACCATCAGCGAAGGGCGCTACCATCAGGTGAAACGTATGTTTGCCGCGGTGGGGAACCACGTTGTTGGCCTGCATCGTGAGCGGATTGGTGCGATCGAACTCGATCCCGACCTGGCGCCAGGCGAATATCGCCCGTTAACGGAAGAAGAGATCGCCAGCGTCGGTCTGCCTTCGCACTAATTTCAGGAGAGCTCTGTGACCACCAGGCCACACTCGTCGTTCAAAATCGTCTTCATTCTTGGCCTGCTGGCCATGCTGATGCCGCTGTCTATTGATATGTACCTGCCCGCGCTGCCGGTCATTTCCGCGCAGTTTGGCGTTCCGGCGGGCAGCGCGCAGATGACGCTCAGCACCTATATTCTCGGCTTTGCCCTCGGCCAGCTGTTTTATGGCCCGATGGCGGACAGCCTTGGACGCAAGCCCGTTATTCTGGGCGGGACGCTGGTCTTTGCAGCCGCAGCGGTTGCCTGTGCGCTGGCGCAGACCATCGATCATCTGATTATCATGCGCTTCTTCCACGGTCTGGCGGCGGCTGCGGCAAGCGTGGTGATTAACGCCCTGATGCGCGATATCTACCCGAAGGAAGAGTTCTCCCGCATGATGTCGTTCGTGATGCTGGTGACGACGATTGCGCCGCTGGTGGCCCCGATGGCCGGTGGCGCGGTGCTGGTGTGGTTTAGCTGGCATGTGATTTTCTGGATCCTGGCCCTGGCCGCGCTGCTGGCCTCGGCGATGATCTTCTTCTTTATTGATGAAACGCTTCCCGTCGAGCGCCGTCAGAAATTCCACATCCGAACCACAATAGGCAACTTTGCCTCGCTGTTTCGCCACAAGCGCGTGCTCAGCTATATGCTGGCAAGCGGGTTCAGCTTCGCCGGGATGTTCTCCTTCCTGAGCGCCGGGCCGTTTGTCTACATTGAGCTGAACCACGTTTCGCCGCAGCACTTCGGCTACTATTTCGCGCTTAACATCGTCTTCCTGTTCATCATGACCATCATCAACAGCCGTTTTGTCCGGCGGGTGGGGGCGCTGAACATGTTCCGCGCCGGTCTGTGGATCCAGTTTGTGATGGCTATCTGGCTGGTGGTGAGCGCGTTTCTGGGCGTGGGCTTCTGGGCGCTGGTGGTCGGCGTGGCGGCCTTTGTCGGCTGCGTGTCGATGGTGTCATCTAATGCGATGGCGGTGATCCTGGATGAGTTTCCGCATATGGCGGGTACCGCCTCTTCCCTGGCGGGGACGTTCCGCTTCGGTATTGGCGCTATCGTTGGGGCGTTGCTTTCAATGGCCACCTTTACGACAGCATGGCCCATGCTGTGGGCGATGGCTTTTTGCGCAACCAGCTCGATACTCTTCTATCTTTACGCCAGTCGACCGCGAAAAGCGGCCCACTAAAATACAGAGAAGGCCCGACAGGGCCTTTTTTGTTGATGCATATCAACCAAACCCCCGTTCGTTTATTCCGTGTTTGTTTATTTTATGTAAAATCTATTTGTGTAAAAAGTCACATCATTGTATTCAAAAAGGTTGAGTTAGATCGCAGAAACGGGTACATATAGCGCCGACGCGAGCCTGGATATCGATAAAAAAGCGCTGAATAGTGCAGGCTGGCGATGATGTGTTACTATAAATGTAAATAAATTGTGAAGTAAATTTTGCTTCCGGGGAACGAACGTGAATACATTACAACTCTC
This region of Enterobacter asburiae genomic DNA includes:
- the yejM gene encoding LPS biosynthesis-modulating metalloenzyme YejM, which gives rise to MVTNRQRYREKVSQMVSWGHWFALFNILLATVIGCRYLFVADWPTTLTGRIYSWISVVGHFSFLVFATYLLILFPLTFIVMSQRLMRFLSAILATVGMTLLLIDSEVFTRFHLHLNPIVWELVINPDQNETARDWQLMFISVPVILLIEMLFATWSWQKLRSLTRRRHYAKPVAALFFVSFISSHIMYIWADANFYRPITMQRANLPLSYPMTARRFLEKHGLLDAQEYQRRLIEQGNPEAVSVQYPLSDLNYRDMGRGQNVLLITVDGLNYSRFEKQMPALAAFASQNVSFTQHMSSGNTTDAGIFGLFYGISAGYMDGVLSTRTPAALITGLNQQGYQLGLFSSDGFNSPLYRQALLSDFSLPTAQNQSDAQTASQWINWLQRYAQEDNRWFSWVAFNGTTLANSNKSDFARRYGRAAGDVDAQIGRVLDALRESGKLDNTVVIVTAGHGIPLGDETKSMSWSRPNLQVPLVIHWPGTPAQRINMLTEHKDVMTTLMQRLLHVSTPANEYSQGQDLFSAARRHSWVTAAGNNTLVVTTPKLTLVLNSNGNYQTYNLQGERLKDQKPQLSLLLQVLTDEKRFIAN
- a CDS encoding YejL family protein, yielding MPQHSRYSDEHVEQLLSELVNVLEKHKTPTDLSLMVLGNMVTNLINTSVAPAQRQAIAKSFAQALQSSVSNDPAH
- the yejK gene encoding nucleoid-associated protein YejK; translation: MSLEINQIALHQLIKRDEQTLEVVLRDSLLEPTATVVEMMAELHRVYSAKNKAYGLFSEESELADSLRLQRQGEEDFLAFSRAATGRLRDELAKYPFADGGIVLFCHYRYLAVEYLLVTVLNNLSSMRVNEQLDISSTHYLDINHADIVARIDLTEWETNPESTRYLTFLKGRVGRKVADFFMDFLGASEGLNAKAQNKGLLQAVDDFTAEAQLDKSERQTVRQQVYSYCNEQLQAGEEIELESLSKELAGVSEVSFQEFTAEKGYELEESFPADRSTLRQLTKFAGSGGGLTINFDAMLLGERIFWDPATDTLTIKGTPPNLRDQLQRRTSGGK
- the rplY gene encoding 50S ribosomal protein L25, producing the protein MFTIEAEVRNVQGKGASRRLRNANKFPAIVYGGEAAPVAIELDHDKLWNLQTKAEFYSEVLTIVVGGKEEKVKVQAVQRHAFKPKLTHIDFVRA
- a CDS encoding DEAD/DEAH box helicase, producing MTFTLRPYQQEAVDATLAWFRKHREPAAIVLPTGAGKSLVIAELARLARGRVLVLAHVKELVAQNHAKYCALGLEADIFAAGLKRKESHGKVVFGSVQSVARNLELFRSEFSLLIVDECHRISDDDDSQYQQILAHLKAVNPHLRLLGLTATPFRLGKGWIYRYHYHGMVRGDEKALFSDCIYELPLRYMIKHGYLTPPERLDMPVVQYDFSRLQAQSNGLFSEADLNQELKKQKRITPHIISQIEEFAATRKGVMIFAATVEHAREITGLLPAGDAALITGETPGPERDGLIDAFKAQRFRYLVNVSVLTTGFDAPHVDLIAILRPTESVSLYQQIVGRGLRLAPGKTDCLILDYAGNPHDLYTPEVGAPKGKSDNVPVQVFCPACGFANTFWGKTTADGTLIEHFGRRCQGWFEDDVGHREQCDFRFRFKNCPQCNAENDIAARRCRECDTVLVDPDDMLKAALKLKDALVLRCSGMALQPGADEKGEWLKITYYDEDGADVSERFRVQTPAQRMAFEQLFIRPHTRTPGVPLRWITVADIVRQQVLLRHPDFVVARKKGQFWQVREKLFDYEGRFRRANELRG
- the rsuA gene encoding 16S rRNA pseudouridine(516) synthase RsuA; its protein translation is MRLDKFIAQQLGVSRAIAGREIRASRVTVDGDIVRDSAFKLQPDHQVEYDGNPLTQQHGPRYFMLNKPEGYVCSTDDPDHPTVLYFLDEPVAHKLHAAGRLDIDTTGLVLMTDDGQWSHRITSPRHHCEKTYLVTLESPVSDDTAEQFTKGVQLHNEKDLTKPAVLEVIAPTEVRLTISEGRYHQVKRMFAAVGNHVVGLHRERIGAIELDPDLAPGEYRPLTEEEIASVGLPSH
- a CDS encoding Bcr/CflA family multidrug efflux MFS transporter — encoded protein: MTTRPHSSFKIVFILGLLAMLMPLSIDMYLPALPVISAQFGVPAGSAQMTLSTYILGFALGQLFYGPMADSLGRKPVILGGTLVFAAAAVACALAQTIDHLIIMRFFHGLAAAAASVVINALMRDIYPKEEFSRMMSFVMLVTTIAPLVAPMAGGAVLVWFSWHVIFWILALAALLASAMIFFFIDETLPVERRQKFHIRTTIGNFASLFRHKRVLSYMLASGFSFAGMFSFLSAGPFVYIELNHVSPQHFGYYFALNIVFLFIMTIINSRFVRRVGALNMFRAGLWIQFVMAIWLVVSAFLGVGFWALVVGVAAFVGCVSMVSSNAMAVILDEFPHMAGTASSLAGTFRFGIGAIVGALLSMATFTTAWPMLWAMAFCATSSILFYLYASRPRKAAH